The following are encoded together in the Cicer arietinum cultivar CDC Frontier isolate Library 1 chromosome 2, Cicar.CDCFrontier_v2.0, whole genome shotgun sequence genome:
- the LOC101510534 gene encoding mitochondrial import receptor subunit TOM20-like, whose product MDLQANDFDRIMFFEHARKTSEAEYIKNPLDADNLTRWGGALLELSQFQNFPESKKMTQEAISKLEEALSVDPNKHDALWCLGNALTSQAFLIPDQEEAKVHFDKAAVYFQQAVDEDPSNELYRKSLEVAAKAPELHVEIHKHGLGQQQQSLGNAGPSSSSSGTKTQKKKKNNDLKYDILGWVILAVGIVTWVGFAKSNLPPPPPPPLR is encoded by the exons ATGGATTTGCAAGCGAACGATTTCGATCGCATTATGTTCTTCGAGCATGCACGTAAAACctctgaagctgaatacatcaAGAACCCTCTCGATGCTGAT AATTTGACAAGATGGGGTGGAGCGTTGTTAGAGTTGTCTcagtttcaaaattttcctgAGTCAAAGAAGATGACCCAAG AGGCTATTTCAAAGCTGGAGGAGGCTCTTTCTGTGGATCCCAACAAGCATGATGCTCTTTGGTGCCTCGGAAATGCTCTCACTTCACAGGCATTTTTAATCCCAGACCAGGAGGAGGCTAAAGTTCATTTTGACAAGGCAGCTGTGTACTTTCAACAAGCTGTTGATGAG GATCCTTCAAATGAACTTTACCGCAAATCATTGGAAGTGGCTGCTAAG GCTCCTGAGCTACATGTAGAAATTCATAAGCATGGATTAGGTCAGCAGCAGCAGTCATTAGGGAATGCTGggccttcttcttcttcctctggtACAAAG actcaaaagaaaaagaagaacaatGATCTGAAGTATGACATACTTGGATGGGTAATCCTGGCTGTTGGCATTGTTACATGGGTGGGGTTTGCTAAATCGAACCTGCCTCCACCTCCACCTCCGCCTCTACGATAG